From a region of the Mercurialis annua linkage group LG1-X, ddMerAnnu1.2, whole genome shotgun sequence genome:
- the LOC130015145 gene encoding uncharacterized protein LOC130015145 — MTSRNISLLIWCDGRIVSSPCGIEYHGGRPVNMALSERMSFEELQNICRRAVSTDGEVEISKIYFRLPRIVEGAIRSYSLFSVENNEHVFGILNEVLRYPQLEILELYVEYEAVVRNKTLLDQLVLGDSSGSERGSGEEEEEEEEDFYDSNEEDVEEDLGADSQYESQLPEHVRTADLCDFDVAPEADEKIMWDPGVEFRVGMVFLNRDAVRACATTYSVGVGREFKGRRTTNSTIVLACRQNPVCKWWLRATLLQATQTWTLTKCIGPYTCNQLLPDPNHRNFGSVAITDYIKGQVKLQRDIRIDTLRAGIWQQYGVRPPYKRTWNAKEKAIADVYGGWYESFAMVHKFMNEMMHVNPGSFWDAEGAEVYTDGILQPKVVTFIRMF, encoded by the exons atgacgAGTCGAAATATATCTTTGTTGATATGGTGTGATGGCCGTATTGTGAGTTCTCCGTGTGGAATAGAATACCACGGGGGTCGTCCGGTTAATATGGCGCTTAGCGAGAGAATGAGTTTCGaagaattacaaaatatttgtaGAAGAGCAGTTTCTACCGACGGGGAagtagaaatttcaaaaatctacTTCCGGCTTCCAAGAATAGTTGAGGGTGCGATACGGTCGTACTCGTTGTTTTCTGTGGAGAATAACGAGCATGTGTTTGGAATTCTGAACGAGGTCTTGCGGTATCCGCAACTGGAGATTTTGGAATTGTACGTGGAATACGAGGCCGTGGTTCGCAACAAGACTTTACTGGATCAGTTGGTCTTAGGTGATTCAAGCGGGTCTGAGAGGGGTAGTggtgaagaggaagaagaggaagaagaggattTCTACGACAGCAACGAAGAGGATGTCGAGGAAGACTTAGGAGCAGATTCACAATATGAGTCGCAACTTCCTGAGCATGTAAGAACGGCGGATCTTTGCGACTTTGACGTCGCCCCGGAGGCTGATGAAAAGATTATGTGGGATCCTGGGGTGGAATTCCGAGTAGGGATGGTATTCCTAAATCGCGATGCCGTCCGAGCTTGTGCGACTACTTATTCGGTCGGGGTGGGAAGGGAGTTCAAGGGTCGCCGGACTACCAACTCCACAATAGTGTTGGCTTGTAGGCAGAACCCTGTATGTAAATGGTGGCTGCGCGCTACACTTCTGCAAGCAACTCAGACGTGGACGTTGACAAAATGTATTGGCCCGTACACGTGCAATCAACTGTTACCTGATCCAAACCATCGGAATTTTGGGTCTGTTGCAATCACAGACTATATCAAGGGTCAAGTAAAGCTGCAACGTGATATACGGATCGATACCCTCAGAGCTGGAATTTGGCAACAATATGGAGTTAGGCCTCCGTATAAACGAACCTGGAATGCAAAGGAAAAGGCAATAGCTGATGTTTACGGTGGCTGGTATGAATCATTTGCTATGGTTCACAAGTTCATGAACGAGATGATGCATGTCAACCCTGGATCTTTCTGGGATGCAGAAG GCGCTGAGGTGTACACCGACGGGATCCTTCAGCCGAAAGTCGTAACGTTCATCCGAATGTTCTAG
- the LOC126672672 gene encoding uncharacterized protein LOC126672672: protein MTLLIASAIDGNSHIMPLAFALVESESTASYEYFFEHLREHVICERKVAIISDRHAGILSVLKRPEWAGVAHKFCIRHFYSNFQTKFRNKVLKKLADKAGRAYQKHKYKRYMAAIEIRSPEAYAWLTKQEKRPKEKWTRVYDKKGQRHNVMTTNYVESVNATLKNIRGLPITSMLEAIFARMVKMFDTRWKTYEELIATNVHYTPICIQLLKQRGEKARFHTSQTYDRSTMTCKVETRKNHSNGRGGNTHTVNLQHKKCTCQLSLLVGRGHLGVRILPHLADLGRLRDISWGSAVLAYLYHELCLCASASANRQNIGGAVWILQLWAYERLRPLQPRLADFDVTGGLPLGDRWGGPRQRERGTRRVPRHSVSYFRLLLDGLRYDDIVWQPYSDDVLQSIPQMYLTGRHIWRARVPMIYYHIVEWHQPDRVLQQFGLQQPIPLPAMQDRRLHNIQYQGNYNFDELLSDYIQIWNNRAAYVVQGYQLQRPPHYHSAYMEWFRSRSRRWITHEGAAAGQSRDTFEMISLQREARASRIGTAARSSQLAYGEERRDVTLPPPEPAVPAYVLPPLPLLTIDLAHIRGARRRQPRAAPPRERPADPIPPPVYFHFDPTATTDRRGEYYGPTQYYGSTSASQPPWHQTSFPQGPQVSSYQVPPSSMPFFEPSYGQTAYTTPLGTPPSQFHQGTPPASQFRQATPPASQFRQATPPASQFRQATPPASPFQLTTPPPFAASDQYYRPAPYTDAQPFTSFDQCYRPTMPSDDQPSTSHSRPSSSHQAQDPSQLHFTLSESWLFGPEIGSEAYEELLSRPDLTPPSFRLLPPTQEETGTAPPAADVQHSAQDVDAHDSGESPPVPRQFHSITDRSRHRRETHGLRIQRPRTRRYED from the exons ATGACCTTGTTGATCGCGTCGGCAATCGATGGGAACAGTCACATCATGCCACTGGCATTTGCACTTGTTGAATCTGAAAGTACTGCCAGTTATGAGTACTTTTTTGAACATTTGCGTGAGCACGTGATTTGCGAAAGGAAGGTGGCCATTATATCTGATCGGCACGCTGGAATATTGTCGGTTCTGAAGCGTCCTGAATGGGCCGGTGTCGCCCACAAATTTTGCATCAGACATTTCTATAGTAATTTTCAGACCAAGTTTAGGAACAAGGTTTTGAAGAAGCTGGCGGATAAAGCAG GCCGAGCATATCAGAAGCACAAGTATAAACGCTACATGGCAGCGATCGAGATTAGAAGCCCAGAAGCGTATGCATGGCTGACTAAGCAAGAAAAGCGGCCTAAAGAAAAGTGGACAAGGGTGTATGACAAAAAAGGGCAACGCCACAATGTGATGACAACTAACTATGTTGAGTCTGTCAACGCGACACTGAAGAATATAAGGGGGCTTCCGATCACATCAATGCTTGAGGCAATTTTTGCTCGGATGGTTAAAATGTTCGACACACGTTGGAAGACGTATGAGGAGTTGATTGCTACAAACGTTCACTACACCCCAATATGCATCCAACTACTGAAGCAGAGGGGGGAGAAGGCTCGTTTTCATACAAGTCAGACGTACGACCGTTCTACGATGACATGCAAAGTGGAAACTAGGAAGAACCACTCAAATGGGAGAGGAGGAAATACCCATACGGTAAACCTTCAGCATAAGAAATGCACGTGTCAGCTCAGTTTGCTGGTTGGACG TGGCCACTTGGGCGTGAGGATTCTTCCGCATCTGGCGGATTTAGGCCGCTTGCGCGATATCAGCTGGGGATCGGCTGTTCTGGCGTATTTGTACCACGAGCTATGCCTCTGCGCCTCTGCTTCAGCGAACAGACAAAACATCGGGGGCGCTGTGTGGATTCTACAGCTCTGGGCTTACGAGCGACTTAGGCCATTGCAACCCCGTTTGGCCGACTTTGATGTCACGGGGGGATTGCCTTTGGGTGACAG ATGGGGGGGTCCCAGACAGCGGGAGCGGGGGACACGACGAGTTCCCAGACACTCAGTTTCTTACTTCAGGCTGTTATTGGACGGGCTGCGTTACGACGat ATCGTTTGGCAGCCATACTCCGACGACGTTCTCCAGTCCATCCCACAGATGTACCTGACAGGGCGACATATTTGGCGTGCCCGAGTGCCAATGATCTACTATCACATTGTCGAGTGGCACCAGCCGGATAGGGTTCTGCAGCAGTTCGGCTTACAGCAGCCCATTCCCCTGCCTGCTATGCAAGATCGGCGCCTTCATAACATCCAATATCAGGGGAACTACAACTTCGATGAACTGCTCTCAGATTACATTCAGATTTGGAACAACAGAGCGGCTTACGTTGTTCAGGGTTACCAGCTCCAGCGTCCACCTCACTACCATTCAGCGTATATGGAGTGGTTTCGGAGCCGCAGCCGGCGTTGGATTACCCATGAGGGCGCAGCGGCCGGACAGAGT CGCGACACTTTCGAGATGATCTCCCTTCAGAGAGAGGCGCGTGCGTCTAGGATTGGGACTGCTGCACGCAGTTCTCAATTAGCTTACGGAGAGGAGCGCCGTGACGTCACACTGCCCCCACCAGAGCCAGCAGTTCCGGCTTACGTACTACCTCCTCTTCCTCTCCTGACCATCGATCTGGCTCACATCAGGGGAGCGCGTAGACGGCAGCCTAGAGCCGCCCCGCCTCGCGAGCGCCCGGCAGACCCTATCCCCCCACCGGTCTACTTCCACTTCGATCCTACAGCCACTACAGACAGACGGGGGGAGTACTATGGCCCGACTCAGTACTACGGTTCCACTTCAGCATCACAGCCTCCGTGGCATCAGACCTCTTTCCCACAG GGACCCCAGGTATCATCGTATCAGGTCCCGCCTTCGTCGATGCCGTTTTTTGAGCCGTCGTACGGACAGACAGCATATACGACTCCTCTGGGCACGCCGCCGTCTCAGTTCCACCAGGGCACACCACCGGCGTCTCAGTTCCGGCAGGCCACACCACCGGCGTCTCAGTTCCGGCAGGCCACACCACCGGCGTCTCAGTTCCGGCAGGCCACACCACCGGCGTCTCCGTTTCAGCTGACCACACCACCGCCGTTTGCTGCATCAGATCAGTATTACCGTCCAGCGCCATATACAGATGCTCAACCGTTCACGTCTTTCGATCAGTGTTACCGTCCCACGATGCCTTCGGATGATCAGCCGTCGACGTCACATTCGCGGCCATCTTCTTCTCACCAGGCCCAGGATCCATCACAGCTACATTTTACACTGTCAGAGTCATGGTTATTCGGTCCGGAGATCGGTTCAGAGGCGTACGAGGAGCTTTTATCACGACCGGATCTCACACCTCCATCTTTTAGACTCCTACCGCCCACACAGGAGGAGACCGGTACTGCACCACCAGCAGCAGACGTTCAGCATTCAGCTCAGGACGTGGACGCCCACGACAGCGGCGAGAGCCCTCCGGTACCCAGACAGTTTCACTCGATCACAGACAGGTCGCGGCACCGACGAGAGACTCACGGTTTGAGGATACAGAGACCGAGGACTCGTAGATATGAGGATtag